The Euzebyales bacterium genome segment GCCAGACGATGCCCGCAGGGTCGGGCGATGCGGGGTTCCACCCGGAGGTCTGGGTGGTCCGCACGTGGGTGGCCGAGTCGACCGGTGCGGCGAGCGCTGCCACGGTGGCGAACGACAGCTCGGTGACGCCGCCCGACGTGGTCGCGGTGCCCGAGTCCGCGACGAACAGGTTGAGCTCGTCGGCGTCATCGGTCGGATCGGTGGTCGGAGCGAACGTCATCGCGACGGGATCCGACAGCTCGGTGGATGCCAGGCTGACACGCGTCCGCACGTTGCCGTCGCTGTCCAGTCCCTCGAGTGTCTCGGACTGGGCGTCCATCACGTACAGCAGCTCGTCCGCGGAGTTGTAGGCGATGACCGGATCGGCCGTGTCCGCCGACAGCTCGATCGTGCCGGTGGTCTCGGCGCCAGCGCGGGCGCCTGTTCCGTCGTCGACCACCGAGACGGTCGCGTCCTCGAGCACGAACCAGTCGCCGGTCTGCGGGTCGAAGGTCGCGCCGTCGGGGGCGTCGAAGTCGAGCGCGGCGATCGGTTCACGGTCGACGCTCGGCGACGACCTCGTCAGGTCATCGCCATCGACGGCGAGCAACTGGTCGCCGTCGATCGCGGTGAGGTCACCCTCCGACTCGTCGTATGCGAGCGTCTCGGGGTCGTCGAGCTGCGGCAGCTCGAGGCTGCCCAGCCGTTCCTCGTCCGTGCTCAACCGCACGACGAACGTGCGACGCACATCGTCCCTGGCCACCAGGAACTCATCGTGCTCGGCGTCGTACGCCAGTCCCGCCGGGTCGGCCACTCCGAACTCACTGGTCCAGACCGTGCGGACCTCCTGCGCGTCGAGCACCCCCGCTTCGGCTGCGGGTTGCCTGGACCCGCGGTTCTCGGCCGCCGCCGCGGCTTCGGGCGCCCGCGCGACGACGAACGTCGCCATCAGCATCAGCACCGCGCCGATCAGGATCGCTCGCCGACGCCCGTCGGTCCCGCAGTTTCGATGGCTCCTCACAGCTGCCCACCTGCCGTCCGCCGTGGAGGCACCTCTCCCGTCCCGAGGTGCTCATTCGGTTATACGCGGCGGATCGCTGAGTGTCAGCTCAAACCTTGATGAAATGTCCTTGCATCCAGAGCCCTAAACCTGATCACGCCTCATCTGGACCGATTATTCGTGAAGCGCTCTTGACAGTGTGCAGTTGGCGCGTCATCCGCCCGTTCGTTCGTAAGCACCGATGTCGTACGCCGATCCCTGCGGACGTGCGGTGCCGTCGATGTCGTCGACCACGCCCTCGGACCGCAGGCTGCGTCCGGCATCGACCGCCGGCGACGCCGACCCGAGCCTGAAATCGTCACCCGACGGGTCGACGAACCCGACGGCGCTGACCGCTCCCGTCAGGTTCGCGCCGATGTCGACGTTCGCGTCACGATCCACATCGACGCCCCCGGAGCCCACGGCGATGTTGTTGCGGATCTGGTTGTCGGAGCCGACGTCGTTGCTCCATCCAATGCCGTCACCTCGCGCCCCGACGACGGTGTTGTTGAGCACCCGGACGCTTCCATCCGTGTTCGAGCCGTCGTGGACGGTGATCCCGTCGCCGTCGTCGTCGCCCGCGCTCACGGCACGCCCCGCGCGGATCACGACGTTGTTGTAGACGTCGTTCGACCCGTTGCCCTGGATGTAGATGCCCCAGCCCGCGGTGTCGGAGATGACGTTGTCATGGATGTCGCACACCGAGCCCTTGTTGTTCATCACACCGGCGCGATGTGACGACTCCCCGTTGCGGCCAGTGTCGGTCACGACGTTGTCGTGAATGGCGCAATCCCGGGTCGCCGAGCCGACCTGCAGGCCGTCGCGACCGGTGCGCACGACGAGGTTGTGGCTCAGCCGAACGCCGTGCAGCACGTGGTAGTCGCCGGTCGCGTAGTCGGAACTGCCGATGTACACCCCTTCGTCCTTGACGTCGTGGAGGTAGTTGTGGTCGAGCACGACGTCGTGTTCGATCCACTCGCCGCGACCCATCGAGTTGTCCTTGATGCTGACCGCCGACTGCGACGTGTCGCCCATCTCTACGTGGTCGACGCGGATGTGCTCGGTCTTCACCTTGCCGGTGAGGCTGCGCGCGGTTCCGAGGATGCTGATGCCACAGCGCTGGGACCCGGCCGCGATGTCGGCCCCGCAGTGACCGCCCGCGCCCGCGCCTGTCACGCGGATGTGGTCGCTGTCCTCGATCTCGATGCCTGCGTAGTCACCATCGTCGCCGCGGATCTGGACGGTTCCCCCGCTGTTGACGAACGTGACGGGTCGACCGTCAGCGCCGTGGAAGTTGCGCAACTCCAGCGGTCCGCGTGTGCCCGACGCGAGGCAGACCGTGTCGCCGGGGCCGACGTCCGAGAAGTTGCCCGCCCCGTCGGCCTCCTCGACGCCACCGGCCAGCGTGTGGTCGCACGCGAACGACTCCGTCCCGTCCGATGCACCGCCGTCACCGCCGGTCGGGGCGGGTTCCGTCGTCAGAGAGTCGGCCGGGAGCGGATCCTCCGTGTCGGCCGCGGACGCATCGGGCCCGGTGCCACCGTCACCGGCGGAACCGTCGTCGGCGCTGTCGCCGCCCGCGTCTGTGACCGTTGGGTCGTCGGCGGCGTCACCGGACTCGTCGTCCTGCCCGCCGGATCCCGTGCGACGGTCGTCACGCGCGTGCTCGCCGGACCGGCCGCGGACGTCACCCGCCCCGGGTCCCGTCAACTGGAGCACCGATTCCATGTCACACGCAGTCAGGAACAGGCACATGCTGAACAGTGCCGCCACCGTGCGCATCGTCCGCGACGCCGCCACTCGCCCACCAATCGCATCGTCCGCCAAGGCTCCACGTCATCCGGCTCGTCGGGTTGGCGCCGACGTCGCTGGGTCATGACGACTCTGACGGTATCGACACCCGCCACCTACGTACGAATGCGTACACGTCCGGTGGTGTCAGCCCGCGCCACAATGGCGAGGGAGCCTGACAGATCGGCCATGGCGCATCGTCAGTTCAGCCATTGCCCTGATTGCCAGGGTCGTGACGTGACAGCCCCGACGGGCCGCGGGGGCCGTCCGGGACGACGACGACCCGAGGATCAGGGACGGGGCGTCGCCGCCGACTCCGACGTCCCGGCGTCGTGGTGCGCCTGCGATCCGCGCCGCTTCAACACGGCCCAGGCGAGCGCGCCCGCCGTCGCCCCGGGGTCGTCGAGGTGGAAGGCGCGGCGCGCCTGCGCGTCGATCACGCTCTTCATCCACGTCGTCCGCGGTACACCGGCCTGTCCGGACGACGACCAGTCGCCCCAGACCTGTACCCAGCGGACGCCCGCTGTGGCGGGAGGCAGCGGCTGCGTCCGGCCCTCGGTGAGGTGCCGGTACACCGCGGCCGGCAGGTTGACACCGGCGACGGCCCCCGGGTGGTGCCAGAGGTTGAAACGCGGGTTGATCTCGACGACGACGTGGTCACCCCCGGGCGTCCGCTTCATGTCGACCTTGGCGACACCGGTGAACCCGAACGCGCGCAGCGCCGCCCGACCGGTCTCCGCCGCACGGTCGTCCCGTGTGATCTCGACGGCGGTGGAGATGCCCACCTCCGGGGGGTTGGTGCGGATCTTCCGCCCTGTGAACTGACCCACCACGGTGCCGTCCGCGTCGACGTATGCGTGATAGCTGACGATCGTCGTCGCGTCGCCCGGGACGTACTCCTGCACCATCGTGCGCACGTCCCGCAGCTCCGGGCGCTGCCACAGACCCCGCAGCTCCGCACTGTCCGACACGGTGAGCGCCTTCGATCCGCCGGCCACCGCCTGCCAGGTCTGTTGTGGCCGTGAGCGCAGGACGGGCTTGACGACCAGCGGGTACGTCATCCCGGCATCCGGCAACGGGTCGCGGCCGGCGACACCCGACCGTCCGAGCGGGACCGGGACGCCCAGCGCCTCGGCGCGGGCCTGGAACCGCTCCTTGTCGACCAGATCCTCCACGACCTCATGGTCCGGCACGACGAAGCGGTACCACGCACCGAGCTCCTCACGGTCGCGTGAGATCAGCAGGACCGCCGGATCCTTCTGATAGACGAGTACAGGACGGTGGTCGAGCGTGCGCGCGTAGTCGATCAGCCGCCGGGTCACGGCCTCAGGGTCGTCCCACAGGTCCGGCAGGCTGATCGCGTCCACCGAGTGACGCGACCAGGCGGTCTCCGGACCGGTCGGCCCGGCCGCCACGCACCGTATGCCCGCCAGCCCGAGTGGCCGCACGAGATCCATGTCCCCAATGACCACGGCGAGGGTGCTCACGGCCGCCCCCTACCCACAGACTCGACCAGCCGGGACCGGGCGTACTGTGCCACGAAGTAGCCGGTGACGAGCGGCCTGCGACGCTTGATCCCGTTGATGACCTCGGCGGCCATCCAGTCGCTCTTCGGCGAGCGGGTGGGATGGTGACACCGGGCGTCCTGCAGCAGCGTCTCGATGACCGTCGCGCGACGTTCGTACTCCACAACGACCCGATCCAGCTCGCGGGCCCAGTGCGCGTCGACGCCGTACGAGCGGGCTGCGCTCACCGTCTCGGCCAGCGCCACGGACCGGGCGTCCTGCTCGGCGGTGCACCTGGCGTTGAACACCTCGATGAGGTCGACCTGCCGGGCCAGCTCCTCGACTCCACGGTGGCTGCGGAACGGGTGCGGAAGACCGACGAGGCCTCCTGCGGCATGGACCTCGTCGACCATCGCCTCCCAGGACAGGAGTCGGTCGATGGACGGCGGCGTCGAGTCGGGTTCGAAGACGACCAGCGCGTCACCGCGATCCGTGCGGACCTCGGCAGCGACGGGCACGGTGATCGACAGCCCGCGATCGCGGCAGTGACCCGCGAACTCGATCGCCCCGTCGAAGGAGTTGTGGTCCGACACGACGGCGAGATCCACGCCGAGCTCGACGAGGCGTTCGCCGAGCTGCGCCGGATGCATGCGGCTGTCCCAGGACCGACGCGTGTGGATGTGGGTCACGGCCCTGATCATCATGTCAGGCGTGGAACCCGAGTCGTGCGTGCAACCCCTCAGCGCCGGACGCAACGCGCCCTGAGCGCAGCGGGGTGCGCGACGGTCTTCCGGTCTCAGCGGTCAGCCGTGTCCGTCGGTTCGACCAGGTCACCGAGCCGGCCGCCAGGCCTGCGCGGGTTGTCCGGTGCGGGCGACCGTCAGCCCGTGCGCGGCCAGCTCGTCTGACGACCACACGTTGCGTGCATCGACGACGACGGGATAGGCGAGCAGGTCGGCGATCCGCCCGGCGTCGAGATCCCGGTACTCTTCCCATTCGGTGCAGACGACCACCGCGTGGGCGTCCCGCAGCGCTTCCTCGGCCTTGTCCACGTAGGTCAGCTCCGGATACATGCGCGAGACGTGCTCCATCGCCGCCGGATCGTGTGCACGGATCTTTGCCCCCTCGGCCAAGAGCTCCTCGATGACGTGCAGCGCGGGTGCGTCACGGATGTCGTCAGTTCCGGGCTTGAACGACAGGCCCAGGATGGCGATCGTCTTGTCCTCCAGGTTCCACAGCATCCGTCGCAACTGCTGCACGGGCCACGCGTGCGCCTCACGGTTGATGCGCTCGGTCTCGCGGAGCAGACCGAAGTCGTAGCCGAGCTCGTCGGCGATGTGGACGAACGCGCGGACGTCCTTGGGGAAGCAACTGCCGCCGTACCCGAGCCCGGCGTTGAGGAACGCCCGGCCGATGCGGGCATCGTGACCCATCGCGTCGGCGACCGTCTCGACATCCGCACCCGCCAGCTCGCAGATCCGCGCGATCGCGTTGATGAAGCTGATCTTGGTCGCGAGGTACGCGTTGGAGGCGTGCTTGATGAGCTCGGCGGTGCGCACGTCCGTCGCGATGTACGGGCAGTCGTGCTGCGCCAGCAGGGGCGCGTAGAGGCGCCGCATGACCTCGTGCCCCGCCGCGCTGTCGGCGCCCACCACGACCCGGTCCGGGCGGAGAGTGTCGGCCACCGCGGTGCCCTCGCGCAGGAACTCCGGGTTGCTCACGACCTCGTGGGTGAACCCGTGGCGGTTCGCGCGCGCCTCCAGCGCGAGTGCTTCGCGGATCCGCTGTCCCGTCCGCACCGGCACGGTCGACTTCTCGGCGACCACGGTCGATGCAGTGGCGTGCTCGGCGACCGATGCCGCTGCCGCCTGCACGAACGACAGGTTCGGCGACCCGTCCTCGCGCGGCGGGGTGCTGACGCAGATGAAGACCACATCTTTGCCCGCGATGGCGTCGCGCGGGTCGGTCGAGTAACGCAGACGCCCGGACTGCTCCTGATCTTGCAGCAGTTCCGACATGCCGGGCTCGTGGAACGGCATTGTGCCGTCCTGCAGCAGCGCGATCTTGGCCTCGTCGTTGTCGACGCCGACAACGACGTGGCCGATCGACGCCATGGCCCCGGCCGTCACCAACCCGACGTGGCCTGTTCCGATCACACCGACACGCACACCGCACCTCACCGATCCCACCCGCAAGAGATTTCCGCTCAAGCCTAGCGCTCGCGATTGCGCCGATGCACCGGCATGCTGCTGGCTCCGGCGGCCGTCGGTTGCCCCCGCGGCCGCTCGATGAGGTCCCATCCCAGCCGGCCATCGAGGAATCTCGAAGTGCGGCACGTCCCGTCGGACAGGGTCCCTAGTTGCGCCGATATAACGCACGGTACATGTGCAGCAAGCGATATGCTACGGAGCGTCACACTGCGGCAGGCCGCGCGGACGATTCAAAACGGCACACGAGCGATCCGTACTACGTGTAACAGGTGCGTCGCTCATCGTAGCCGATGACCATGGTGGTGACCTGTACTGCCCGTTCCCGATAATGGCGACGCCGAGAAGGGAAGCTGACGCAGCCGTGAACTCGCGGTTGCGGGTCCTGCTCCTAGAGGGGGGACAGAGGCAGCGCTCGCGAGCGAGGATGACGGACGAAGGATCCAATGAATGTCAGCTGAGACCCTGGACGCCGTGTCGCACGGGTATGCGGTGCACAGTCCGCCCGCCGGCAGAGGAGAGGGCGTCGAGCCGACGCTGGTGGCGCTCACGGCCCTCGACGCGCCACGCATCATCGCGCCGCGATCGTCGCTGGGTCGCCGGCTCGGCAGTGCCGGCAAGAACGTGCTCGACGCGCTCGTCTCTGCTCTGGCGCTGGCCGTGGTGTTGCCCGCCATCCTGCTGCTGGTGCTGCTGATCCGACTGGAATCGCCCGGTCGAGCGCTGTTCCGTCAGACCAGGGTCGGCAGAAACGGCCGCCACTTCACCTGCTTCAAGCTGCGCACCATGTTCGTCGACGCCGACGACCGTCTGCGCGTCCTGCTGCACGACGATGCTGACGTCCGTCACGAGTTCGCCTCTTCGAGGAAGCTGAAGGCCGACCCCCGCGTGACCAGGGTTGGACGCTTCCTGCGCGCAACCAGCCTCGACGAGCTCCCCCAGCTGTTCAACGTGCTGCGCGGCGACATGAGCCTGGTGGGTCCGCGACCGCTCGTGCCGGACGAGCTGGTCAAGTACGGCCAGCACATCGACGTGGTTCTTCAGGTCCGTCCCGGCCTCACCGGCATCTGGCAGGTCTCGGGCCGCAACGACCTGCCGTACGACATGCGGATCGCACTGGACACCGGCTACGCCACCAGCCGGACATTCTGGGGCGACCTGTGGATCATTGGACGAACCATCCCCGCGTTGGCCCTGCGGCGGGGCGCGTACTAGCAGCAGCCACCCGCGTGGGGCGCAGCTTCACGTCGGCCAGTCGTAGCCGAAGCGGCGGCTGGCCTCGCCGGCCAGTCGTGCGATCACGTCCAGATCGCTGCTGGTCAGCTGCTCGCGCCAGCGCTCGTCGTGGCGGATGCCGTCGATGCCGCGCAGACGCATCGAGTTGCCGATGATGTGGTGCTCCATGGCGCCGAGGTCAAAGGCACCCGATGCCGGCGCGACTCCAATGAAGCGTGCGATGCGGTCCAGCGTCGCCCGTGGGTCCGCGCACAGATCCTCGTAGCGCACGTGCAACCACGCATCAGATGGGAGGAAGCGGCGGACGCGATCCGCCTCGACGTTGTAGTGCGTCCATTGGCGCGCTGCGGCGGCGACGTCGACTCCGGTGTGACGCACGATGCTGGCCACGTTGCCGCGCGGATCGCGGACCAGGTGGATTGCCCGGACATCGAGCCCCGGCGTCGGCGCCAGATACTTGGGGCGCTGGTGGTCACGCGCGGTGTCGAT includes the following:
- a CDS encoding choice-of-anchor Q domain-containing protein produces the protein MAALFSMCLFLTACDMESVLQLTGPGAGDVRGRSGEHARDDRRTGSGGQDDESGDAADDPTVTDAGGDSADDGSAGDGGTGPDASAADTEDPLPADSLTTEPAPTGGDGGASDGTESFACDHTLAGGVEEADGAGNFSDVGPGDTVCLASGTRGPLELRNFHGADGRPVTFVNSGGTVQIRGDDGDYAGIEIEDSDHIRVTGAGAGGHCGADIAAGSQRCGISILGTARSLTGKVKTEHIRVDHVEMGDTSQSAVSIKDNSMGRGEWIEHDVVLDHNYLHDVKDEGVYIGSSDYATGDYHVLHGVRLSHNLVVRTGRDGLQVGSATRDCAIHDNVVTDTGRNGESSHRAGVMNNKGSVCDIHDNVISDTAGWGIYIQGNGSNDVYNNVVIRAGRAVSAGDDDGDGITVHDGSNTDGSVRVLNNTVVGARGDGIGWSNDVGSDNQIRNNIAVGSGGVDVDRDANVDIGANLTGAVSAVGFVDPSGDDFRLGSASPAVDAGRSLRSEGVVDDIDGTARPQGSAYDIGAYERTGG
- a CDS encoding PHP domain-containing protein; this encodes MTHIHTRRSWDSRMHPAQLGERLVELGVDLAVVSDHNSFDGAIEFAGHCRDRGLSITVPVAAEVRTDRGDALVVFEPDSTPPSIDRLLSWEAMVDEVHAAGGLVGLPHPFRSHRGVEELARQVDLIEVFNARCTAEQDARSVALAETVSAARSYGVDAHWARELDRVVVEYERRATVIETLLQDARCHHPTRSPKSDWMAAEVINGIKRRRPLVTGYFVAQYARSRLVESVGRGRP
- a CDS encoding UDP-glucose/GDP-mannose dehydrogenase family protein, yielding MGPHRAAAGATDGRRSQQHAGASAQSRALGLSGNLLRVGSVRCGVRVGVIGTGHVGLVTAGAMASIGHVVVGVDNDEAKIALLQDGTMPFHEPGMSELLQDQEQSGRLRYSTDPRDAIAGKDVVFICVSTPPREDGSPNLSFVQAAAASVAEHATASTVVAEKSTVPVRTGQRIREALALEARANRHGFTHEVVSNPEFLREGTAVADTLRPDRVVVGADSAAGHEVMRRLYAPLLAQHDCPYIATDVRTAELIKHASNAYLATKISFINAIARICELAGADVETVADAMGHDARIGRAFLNAGLGYGGSCFPKDVRAFVHIADELGYDFGLLRETERINREAHAWPVQQLRRMLWNLEDKTIAILGLSFKPGTDDIRDAPALHVIEELLAEGAKIRAHDPAAMEHVSRMYPELTYVDKAEEALRDAHAVVVCTEWEEYRDLDAGRIADLLAYPVVVDARNVWSSDELAAHGLTVARTGQPAQAWRPAR
- a CDS encoding sugar transferase, with protein sequence MSAETLDAVSHGYAVHSPPAGRGEGVEPTLVALTALDAPRIIAPRSSLGRRLGSAGKNVLDALVSALALAVVLPAILLLVLLIRLESPGRALFRQTRVGRNGRHFTCFKLRTMFVDADDRLRVLLHDDADVRHEFASSRKLKADPRVTRVGRFLRATSLDELPQLFNVLRGDMSLVGPRPLVPDELVKYGQHIDVVLQVRPGLTGIWQVSGRNDLPYDMRIALDTGYATSRTFWGDLWIIGRTIPALALRRGAY
- a CDS encoding sulfotransferase, giving the protein MSDVGDGSTAARYVCMPGSPYTGSTLLGFLLNAHPACVSVGAATGLTPRVDVATYRCSCGEYFTQCHFWKAVAARTEELGAPVNVYDTDYWNTHVRMSRRRWLNGVLVRSLGTAPLTDVRDALLGCVGPVRRTLDTARRSTASLATAVLEITGTTVFIDTARDHQRPKYLAPTPGLDVRAIHLVRDPRGNVASIVRHTGVDVAAAARQWTHYNVEADRVRRFLPSDAWLHVRYEDLCADPRATLDRIARFIGVAPASGAFDLGAMEHHIIGNSMRLRGIDGIRHDERWREQLTSSDLDVIARLAGEASRRFGYDWPT